One Mycolicibacterium fortuitum subsp. fortuitum genomic window carries:
- a CDS encoding Clp protease N-terminal domain-containing protein, producing the protein MSQPVTLTNPVRLDDLISAIKKAHSEPLEQLIDAVIAADAIGEIADHLIGHFVDQARRSGASWTDIGKAMGVTKQAAQKRFVPKVPAFDPAALDPNAGFGRFTPRARNVVVVSQNTAHEARNTEITPEHLLLALFAEPDGLAAKLLENQGITAEKARAVITLPPAADEVPALIPFSGGAKKALELTFRQALRLGHNYIGTEHILLALAEAEGEDGPLHRLGADPQRFETELADALAPFVKGQASDADGE; encoded by the coding sequence ATGAGCCAACCCGTCACCCTCACCAACCCCGTCCGCCTCGACGATCTGATCTCTGCGATCAAGAAAGCCCACTCCGAACCGCTCGAGCAGCTGATCGATGCCGTCATCGCCGCCGACGCCATCGGCGAGATCGCCGACCACCTCATCGGGCATTTCGTCGACCAGGCCCGGCGATCGGGCGCCTCTTGGACCGACATCGGCAAGGCCATGGGCGTCACCAAGCAGGCTGCCCAGAAACGCTTTGTGCCAAAGGTTCCCGCATTCGACCCGGCCGCGCTCGATCCCAATGCCGGATTCGGCCGCTTCACCCCTCGGGCCCGCAACGTCGTCGTCGTATCCCAGAACACCGCGCACGAAGCGCGTAACACCGAGATCACCCCCGAACATCTACTGCTGGCCCTGTTCGCCGAGCCTGATGGGCTGGCCGCCAAACTCCTTGAGAATCAGGGAATCACCGCCGAAAAGGCCCGCGCAGTCATCACTCTGCCGCCGGCCGCCGATGAGGTTCCGGCTCTGATCCCGTTCAGCGGGGGCGCCAAGAAGGCGCTGGAACTGACCTTCCGGCAAGCACTTCGGCTCGGGCACAACTACATCGGCACCGAACACATCCTGCTCGCCCTGGCAGAAGCCGAGGGCGAGGACGGTCCGCTGCACCGCCTGGGCGCCGACCCGCAACGATTCGAGACCGAACTGGCCGATGCGCTGGCACCGTTCGTCAAAGGTCAGGCCTCCGACGCGGACGGGGAATGA
- the aftC gene encoding arabinofuranan 3-O-arabinosyltransferase: MVAEAESPTNSVRVGLLNLFRPRTSAPSTASVLRSVLWPIAILSIIHRSYVLATNGYITDDFGPVYRAVSNFRRHWAIYNEHFNFVDPHYLYPPGGTLLLSPFGFLPEFASRFWFVAFNAVAVIIAACFLVRLFKFSLTSVALPALLLAMFCTESVTNTLVFTNINGCVLLGEVLFFWFLLKGGNRNVLIAGAAIGLTLVVKPLLAVLLLLPLLNRQWRALITAFGIPLVFNAVAWPLSADPMGFVRNTAPYILETRDYFNSSILGNGIYYGLPMWLIIVLRVAAVVLAVVSLWLLYRYYRERDQLFWMLTSSGVLLISSWLVLGLAQGYYSMMLFPFLMTVVLPNSVIRNWPAWLGVYGFMTMDRWLLWRWPTTGRFLEYMKITYGWSLMLIVVFCVLYFRYLDAKQDGRLDDGIDPPWLSRPKEAESV, translated from the coding sequence CTGGTGGCCGAAGCAGAATCCCCGACCAATTCCGTCAGAGTCGGTCTTCTGAACCTCTTCCGTCCTCGCACCTCCGCGCCGAGCACCGCCTCGGTGCTGCGCTCGGTGCTGTGGCCGATCGCGATCCTGTCGATCATCCATCGCAGCTACGTGCTGGCCACCAACGGCTACATCACCGACGACTTCGGACCGGTCTACCGCGCGGTCTCGAACTTCCGTCGGCACTGGGCCATCTACAACGAGCACTTCAACTTCGTCGACCCGCACTACCTGTACCCGCCGGGCGGCACCCTGCTGCTGTCACCTTTCGGATTCCTGCCGGAGTTCGCATCACGGTTCTGGTTCGTCGCATTCAACGCGGTAGCCGTGATCATCGCGGCATGCTTTCTGGTTCGGCTGTTCAAGTTCTCCCTGACCTCGGTGGCACTCCCCGCCCTGCTGTTGGCCATGTTCTGCACCGAATCGGTCACCAACACACTGGTTTTCACCAACATCAACGGCTGTGTGCTGCTCGGCGAGGTGCTGTTCTTCTGGTTCCTGCTCAAGGGCGGCAACCGCAACGTCCTGATCGCAGGCGCGGCCATCGGCCTGACCCTGGTGGTCAAACCCCTGCTCGCGGTGCTCCTGCTGCTGCCGCTGCTCAACCGGCAGTGGCGCGCCCTGATCACCGCGTTCGGCATACCACTGGTGTTCAACGCCGTGGCCTGGCCGCTGTCGGCAGACCCCATGGGCTTCGTACGCAACACCGCGCCCTACATCCTCGAGACCCGCGATTACTTCAACTCGTCGATCCTGGGCAACGGCATCTACTACGGGCTGCCGATGTGGTTGATCATCGTGCTGCGGGTGGCCGCGGTGGTGCTGGCGGTCGTCAGCCTGTGGCTGCTGTACCGCTATTACCGCGAACGCGACCAGCTGTTCTGGATGCTGACCTCCTCGGGCGTCCTGCTGATCAGCTCGTGGCTGGTTCTCGGACTGGCCCAGGGCTACTACTCGATGATGCTGTTCCCGTTCCTGATGACGGTGGTGTTACCGAACTCGGTGATCCGTAACTGGCCGGCCTGGCTGGGGGTCTACGGGTTCATGACCATGGACCGCTGGCTGTTGTGGCGGTGGCCCACCACCGGCCGGTTCCTGGAGTACATGAAGATCACCTACGGCTGGTCACTGATGCTGATCGTGGTGTTCTGCGTGCTGTACTTCCGATACCTGGACGCCAAGCAGGACGGCAGGCTCGACGACGGTATCGACCCGCCGTGGCTGAGCCGCCCCAAGGAAGCCGAATCAGTCTGA
- a CDS encoding PPOX class F420-dependent oxidoreductase, translated as MLLNDAARELIGAGADATLVTLNPDGSPQVSLVWVALQSSPDGDELVIAHLAEHQKVRNVRRDPRVAVTIIDPGRVGEAMRPYLAITGTARIVEGGAPELLKQLAQTLAAPDVPFPPKDAPPGWLTRIRIDKVGGVGPWVS; from the coding sequence GTGTTACTCAACGACGCCGCACGCGAACTCATCGGCGCAGGTGCCGACGCCACGCTTGTCACACTGAATCCGGACGGGAGCCCGCAGGTCAGCCTCGTCTGGGTGGCGCTGCAATCCAGCCCGGACGGTGACGAACTCGTCATCGCGCATCTGGCCGAACACCAGAAGGTCCGCAACGTCCGCCGCGACCCGCGGGTGGCCGTGACGATCATCGATCCCGGCCGGGTGGGCGAGGCGATGCGTCCGTATCTGGCGATCACCGGCACCGCGCGCATCGTCGAGGGCGGCGCTCCGGAACTGCTCAAGCAGCTCGCACAGACCCTGGCCGCCCCGGACGTCCCGTTCCCGCCGAAGGACGCGCCGCCAGGCTGGCTCACCCGTATCCGGATCGACAAAGTCGGCGGCGTCGGTCCCTGGGTGTCCTGA
- a CDS encoding helix-turn-helix domain-containing protein, producing MGADRDGAWSGALAVVAGALCYTGTLSDARRHHHVATQVVRAWTGAFELADAGGRRAITSAAIIPSGQEHSIRILEQASGVLVFLDPSVFSRTDTDSDDVTDWVRRGDELPCWTRPLPPETLLDQLVTAPPSGYCRPTADSWHPSVLAAVELIPRLLPGTVRLGDVAKHVGLSAGRLGRLFNDQVGQSFPTYVRWARLRAAVEAVRDGASLTEAAHAAGFTDSAHANRVCHEMFGLSPSAASRDLVWA from the coding sequence GTGGGTGCGGATCGAGATGGGGCGTGGTCAGGTGCACTGGCAGTCGTAGCCGGGGCGCTGTGCTACACCGGCACGCTGTCCGACGCGCGGCGACACCACCACGTCGCCACCCAGGTGGTACGGGCCTGGACCGGGGCGTTCGAGCTGGCTGACGCGGGTGGGCGACGAGCCATCACGTCAGCGGCGATCATCCCGTCGGGGCAGGAGCATTCCATCCGCATTCTCGAACAGGCCTCGGGTGTACTGGTCTTCCTCGACCCGAGCGTGTTCAGCCGCACCGACACAGACAGTGACGACGTCACCGACTGGGTACGGCGAGGCGACGAACTTCCCTGCTGGACAAGACCTTTACCGCCTGAGACGCTGCTGGACCAGTTGGTCACCGCGCCACCGTCCGGCTACTGCAGACCGACTGCGGACTCCTGGCATCCCAGCGTGCTGGCCGCGGTCGAGCTGATACCGCGTCTGCTCCCCGGCACCGTCCGGCTCGGCGACGTCGCCAAGCATGTCGGGCTGTCCGCCGGCAGGTTAGGCCGTCTGTTCAATGATCAAGTAGGACAGTCATTTCCGACATATGTGCGATGGGCCAGACTGCGTGCCGCCGTCGAAGCGGTGCGGGATGGCGCGTCACTCACCGAGGCCGCCCACGCGGCCGGATTCACCGACAGTGCCCACGCCAATCGGGTCTGCCACGAGATGTTCGGCCTCTCTCCGAGTGCCGCGAGCCGAGACCTGGTGTGGGCGTAG
- a CDS encoding alpha/beta hydrolase — MRHQLVKALSLSTVAMSALLTACSPLLAADPRYATNSGARPQGQPESTVAAPPGPPGIEAPKNDLSWRDCTPRVFNGAGIQPLPDITLDCASYDADLDSINGATGTLSIGVVRARSTQTPPDAGPLVMTTGTDIPTSVQLPTWLARSGTDILKSHPIVAVDRRGLGMSGAIDCRDVYDRQEMRDQTQFQAGDDPVANLGAVTMTATTSCTDTIAPGDSAYDNAHAAEDLERLRSTWDVPALALMGVGNGSQVALAYAGSHPNKVARLILDSPLPLAVGAEAAAEQRVKGQQAALDAFAAQCVATNCPLAPDPKGAVDALLADARAGRGPGGASVATLADAIVTGMGFPQGDRVAATNNLAGALAAARAGDAGPISGLITQADNLRQSDGQFVNSCSDALNRPTPDRVRELVVAWGKLYPQFGAVAALDLVKCLNWPSGTAPKDPQDLKIPVLLLGVRNDPIVGSEGVAAVAATIINAGANNRRVMWQGIGHGASIYTPCALPPLTGYLDSGKLPETDTYCPA; from the coding sequence ATGCGTCATCAGCTGGTGAAAGCCCTGAGCCTGTCGACCGTCGCGATGTCGGCACTGCTCACCGCATGCTCACCCCTGTTGGCCGCAGATCCCCGCTATGCCACCAACTCCGGGGCCCGCCCGCAGGGGCAGCCCGAAAGCACCGTGGCGGCCCCACCCGGTCCCCCGGGCATCGAGGCTCCCAAGAACGACCTGTCCTGGCGGGACTGCACTCCGCGGGTCTTCAACGGGGCGGGCATCCAGCCGCTGCCCGACATCACCCTGGACTGTGCGAGCTACGACGCAGACCTCGACTCGATCAACGGGGCCACCGGCACACTGAGCATCGGCGTCGTCCGGGCCAGGTCCACCCAGACCCCGCCGGATGCCGGTCCCCTGGTGATGACCACCGGCACCGACATCCCCACCTCGGTGCAGCTGCCGACGTGGCTGGCCCGCTCGGGCACCGACATCCTCAAGTCGCACCCCATCGTCGCGGTGGACCGACGCGGACTCGGCATGTCCGGGGCGATCGACTGCCGCGACGTCTATGACCGCCAGGAGATGCGGGACCAGACCCAGTTCCAGGCCGGCGACGACCCGGTGGCCAACCTGGGTGCGGTCACCATGACGGCCACCACCAGTTGCACCGACACGATCGCCCCGGGCGACTCGGCCTACGACAACGCGCACGCCGCCGAAGATCTGGAACGGCTGCGCAGCACCTGGGATGTCCCCGCCCTGGCGCTGATGGGCGTCGGCAACGGCTCTCAGGTGGCACTGGCGTATGCGGGCTCGCATCCCAACAAGGTGGCGAGGCTGATCCTGGACTCCCCGCTGCCGCTGGCCGTCGGCGCCGAGGCCGCAGCCGAACAACGCGTCAAGGGCCAGCAGGCCGCGCTGGACGCATTCGCGGCCCAGTGCGTGGCCACCAACTGCCCGCTGGCACCGGATCCGAAGGGCGCCGTCGATGCGCTGCTGGCCGACGCCCGAGCCGGCCGCGGCCCCGGCGGAGCCTCGGTGGCCACCCTGGCGGATGCGATCGTCACGGGAATGGGCTTCCCGCAAGGTGACCGGGTGGCCGCCACCAACAACCTGGCGGGCGCACTGGCCGCGGCCCGTGCCGGTGACGCGGGCCCGATCTCGGGCCTGATCACCCAGGCCGACAACCTGCGCCAGTCCGACGGCCAGTTCGTCAACTCCTGCAGCGACGCACTCAACCGGCCCACGCCCGACCGGGTCCGCGAATTGGTGGTGGCCTGGGGCAAGCTCTATCCGCAGTTCGGTGCCGTCGCGGCGCTGGACCTCGTGAAGTGCCTCAACTGGCCCAGCGGCACGGCACCGAAAGATCCACAGGACCTCAAGATTCCGGTACTGCTGCTCGGTGTCCGCAACGACCCGATCGTCGGAAGTGAGGGCGTCGCCGCCGTCGCGGCGACCATCATCAACGCGGGCGCCAACAACCGCCGCGTGATGTGGCAGGGCATCGGCCACGGCGCCAGCATCTACACCCCGTGCGCCCTGCCCCCGCTGACGGGTTACCTCGACAGCGGCAAACTGCCCGAGACCGACACGTACTGTCCTGCCTGA
- a CDS encoding sterol desaturase family protein, with protein sequence MRDGVAVTTAIRNAVRYGYIPFMLLGINGLAAYLAAQGASKLWLAGLIAAAVGCSFASERVLPYRDDWNSPMEDAGRDTAHALVNETLVLSSVAIIPFLAAVTPFPSWWPDSLPFVIQLLIAVLVADFGITTIHLASHKVGWLWRLHAVHYSVRRFYGFNGLMKHPLHQTIEMAGGVLPLIVLGIPVEVAAALSVCVAVQLLLQHANVDYRIGPLRSVLALNEGHRFHHLKWAGIGDVNFGLFTLIWDHMYRTYVYDSRRRFSSDDLGMAAKPHYPTGYLHQLAEPFRARGGCDLAEPKPGAHRAPARNLEE encoded by the coding sequence ATGCGCGACGGTGTTGCGGTGACTACTGCAATCCGAAACGCCGTCCGCTACGGCTACATACCGTTCATGCTGCTCGGGATCAACGGGCTGGCAGCATATCTGGCAGCCCAAGGCGCCTCGAAACTATGGTTGGCGGGGCTCATCGCAGCCGCAGTCGGCTGTTCGTTCGCCTCCGAACGGGTGTTGCCCTACCGGGACGACTGGAACTCCCCGATGGAAGATGCCGGACGCGATACCGCCCATGCGCTCGTCAATGAAACCCTCGTCCTCTCGAGTGTGGCGATCATCCCGTTCCTCGCGGCGGTGACACCGTTTCCGAGTTGGTGGCCTGACTCACTGCCGTTCGTGATCCAGCTGTTGATCGCCGTGCTGGTAGCCGACTTCGGTATCACTACGATCCACCTGGCCAGCCACAAGGTCGGCTGGCTCTGGCGCCTGCATGCCGTTCACTACAGCGTCCGCCGGTTCTACGGCTTCAACGGCCTGATGAAGCATCCGCTGCACCAGACCATCGAGATGGCCGGCGGTGTGCTCCCGCTGATCGTGCTCGGCATACCGGTCGAGGTGGCAGCGGCGCTGTCGGTCTGCGTCGCGGTCCAGCTGTTGCTGCAACACGCCAATGTCGACTACCGCATCGGCCCGCTGCGATCGGTGCTGGCGCTCAACGAAGGCCACCGCTTCCACCACCTCAAGTGGGCCGGCATCGGCGACGTGAACTTCGGGCTGTTCACCCTCATCTGGGACCACATGTATCGCACCTATGTGTACGACTCGCGGCGCAGGTTCAGCAGCGACGATCTGGGAATGGCGGCCAAACCGCACTACCCCACCGGCTACCTGCACCAACTGGCCGAACCCTTCCGGGCCCGGGGCGGATGCGACCTTGCCGAGCCCAAGCCTGGCGCCCACCGTGCGCCGGCACGTAATTTGGAGGAATGA
- a CDS encoding GNAT family N-acetyltransferase: MVTPATAADLPELAAVAAATFPLACPPSVTPDNIAAFIAENLSEDRLAEYLTDPDRIVLVAREDSITGYAMLIHGVPDDADVQRAVILWPALELSKIYVLPDRHGGGAAQALMAETLRIAAASGAGCVWLGVNQLNRRAQRFYTKNGFTVSGTKTFRLGTRVENDYVMFRPVGPTV, translated from the coding sequence ATGGTTACGCCCGCCACGGCAGCCGACCTTCCGGAGCTCGCCGCGGTCGCCGCCGCCACCTTCCCACTGGCCTGTCCCCCGTCGGTGACACCGGACAACATCGCCGCGTTCATCGCCGAAAACCTCTCCGAGGATCGCCTCGCCGAATACCTCACCGATCCGGACCGGATCGTGCTGGTGGCACGTGAGGACTCGATCACCGGTTACGCCATGCTGATTCACGGCGTTCCCGACGACGCCGATGTGCAGCGGGCGGTGATCCTGTGGCCGGCCCTGGAGTTGTCCAAGATCTACGTGCTGCCCGATCGTCACGGCGGCGGGGCGGCACAGGCCCTCATGGCCGAGACCCTCCGAATCGCGGCCGCATCGGGCGCCGGCTGCGTGTGGCTGGGCGTCAACCAGCTGAACCGACGCGCCCAGCGCTTCTACACCAAGAACGGCTTCACCGTCAGCGGCACCAAGACCTTTCGGCTGGGCACCCGTGTGGAGAACGACTACGTGATGTTCCGACCCGTCGGCCCGACGGTCTAG
- a CDS encoding pyrimidine reductase family protein, producing the protein MSDDTAGTNLTVLGNVDKIADGQLADYYAYPDDLQRCWVRGNMISSLDGGATEDGKSGGLGGPGDRAVFNLMRHTADVILMGAATVRIENYSGVQLTVAQRQERQRRGQDEVPPIAVITASADLEPDAKFFARTEVAPLILTTTKTVAHARHRLGAVAEVLDASGADPTRVDPAVALRILAERKLFRVLTEGGPQLLSLLIEEDLLDELCLTVAPILVGGVARRIATGPGHAHTRMRPAHLLTDDEGYLYTRYVRG; encoded by the coding sequence ATGTCCGATGACACCGCCGGGACAAACCTGACCGTGCTGGGAAACGTCGACAAGATCGCCGACGGACAACTGGCCGACTACTACGCATATCCCGATGACCTGCAGAGATGCTGGGTGCGCGGCAACATGATCAGCAGTCTGGACGGCGGCGCCACCGAGGACGGCAAGTCCGGCGGTCTGGGCGGTCCGGGCGACCGGGCTGTGTTCAATCTCATGCGCCACACCGCCGACGTGATCCTGATGGGCGCGGCGACCGTACGGATCGAGAACTATTCGGGCGTCCAGCTGACCGTCGCACAACGCCAGGAGCGGCAACGTCGCGGGCAGGACGAAGTGCCGCCCATCGCGGTCATCACCGCGTCGGCCGACCTTGAGCCCGACGCCAAGTTCTTCGCCCGCACCGAGGTGGCACCGCTGATCCTGACCACCACCAAAACCGTCGCGCACGCCCGGCACCGGCTCGGCGCGGTGGCCGAGGTGCTCGACGCCTCCGGAGCAGACCCGACTCGCGTCGATCCCGCAGTGGCGCTGCGGATCCTCGCCGAACGCAAACTGTTCCGGGTGCTCACCGAGGGCGGCCCGCAACTGCTGAGCCTGTTGATCGAGGAGGACCTGCTCGACGAGTTGTGCCTGACCGTGGCACCGATCCTGGTCGGCGGGGTGGCCCGCCGCATCGCCACCGGACCGGGCCACGCGCACACCCGGATGCGGCCCGCGCACCTGCTGACCGACGACGAGGGGTACCTGTACACGCGCTACGTCCGCGGCTAG
- a CDS encoding class I SAM-dependent methyltransferase, which yields MPAMSQIERAFCKTALWRGGTGKAVLGSIPVGRLGREVLEIGSGSGDIAARLRQAHPGLAITATDFDPAMVRTAARRLAAFEDVTVCGADATDLPFGDDSFDSVLSCLMLHHVVDWEKAIAEIARVLRPGGVFTGYDLTRTPMATAIHRLDRSPFRLVNPDELDEVCARHGLAMQTRIRLAGQVMQFTSD from the coding sequence ATGCCGGCAATGTCACAGATCGAGCGCGCGTTCTGCAAGACCGCACTGTGGCGCGGTGGAACCGGGAAAGCAGTGCTCGGTAGCATCCCGGTCGGTCGACTCGGCCGCGAAGTCCTCGAGATCGGCTCGGGCAGTGGAGATATCGCGGCCCGCTTACGCCAGGCCCATCCCGGGCTGGCCATCACCGCGACCGACTTCGACCCGGCGATGGTGCGCACTGCGGCCCGTCGGTTGGCGGCCTTCGAAGACGTGACCGTGTGCGGGGCGGATGCCACCGACCTGCCTTTCGGCGACGACTCGTTCGATTCCGTGCTGAGCTGCCTGATGCTGCATCACGTCGTGGACTGGGAGAAGGCGATCGCCGAGATCGCCCGGGTACTGCGACCCGGCGGGGTGTTCACCGGCTATGACCTGACCCGGACCCCGATGGCCACGGCGATCCACCGGCTCGACCGGTCACCGTTCCGGCTGGTGAATCCCGATGAACTGGATGAGGTCTGCGCGCGGCACGGCCTGGCGATGCAGACCCGGATCCGGCTGGCCGGTCAGGTCATGCAGTTCACCTCAGACTGA
- a CDS encoding sensor histidine kinase, which translates to MRVLSLRAIVIVGALSVVVTVITLGTWVWLGVTNDQYSQLDRRLDSLSSLGDVSTLLTATKQGTADNAMPDDGGLVRTAHIGGVSVSVPSDIVLPRLENGYANTTIDGVEYRVRTFTAGPASIALGAPLAETQRRIDELHLRVLLICGGVIGGTVVVGWMISLVMITPFRLLAQQARAINAQSKPEEVQVRGVREAVQIAEAVEGMLARIGDEQERTKAALESARDFAAVASHELRTPLTAMRTNLEVLSTLDMTAEQRQEVIGDVMRTQSRIEGTLTALERLAQGELTTVEDFVPMDVTELLDRAAHDALRTYPGLRATLMPSPTVLMLGMPAGLRLVIDNAIANAVKHGGATEIRLSAVSSADDVQIVVDDNGSGVPEAERAEVFERFARGSTASRSGSGLGLALVAQQAELHGGTASLTESPLGGARLLLRLPLRRSRMEDAPF; encoded by the coding sequence ATGAGGGTGTTGTCGTTGCGCGCCATCGTCATCGTCGGTGCGCTGTCGGTGGTGGTCACTGTCATCACGCTCGGCACCTGGGTGTGGCTCGGCGTCACCAACGACCAGTACAGCCAGCTGGACCGGCGGCTGGACTCGCTGAGCAGTCTCGGCGACGTCAGCACCTTGCTCACTGCCACGAAGCAGGGGACGGCGGACAACGCGATGCCCGACGACGGCGGGCTGGTTCGCACCGCACACATCGGCGGGGTCAGCGTCTCGGTGCCGAGTGACATCGTCCTGCCGCGGCTGGAGAACGGATACGCCAACACCACGATCGACGGGGTCGAGTACCGCGTGCGCACCTTCACCGCGGGACCGGCCTCCATCGCATTGGGTGCGCCGCTGGCCGAGACGCAGCGCCGGATCGACGAACTGCACCTGCGGGTGTTGCTCATCTGCGGTGGCGTGATCGGCGGCACCGTCGTGGTCGGGTGGATGATCTCGTTGGTGATGATCACGCCGTTCCGCCTCCTGGCGCAGCAGGCCCGTGCCATCAACGCCCAGTCCAAGCCCGAGGAGGTGCAGGTGCGCGGTGTCCGCGAGGCCGTGCAGATCGCCGAGGCTGTCGAGGGCATGCTGGCGCGCATCGGCGACGAACAGGAGCGGACCAAGGCGGCGCTGGAGTCCGCCCGAGATTTTGCCGCGGTGGCCTCCCATGAACTTCGGACCCCGCTGACCGCGATGCGCACCAATCTGGAAGTGCTGTCCACCCTCGACATGACCGCCGAACAGCGCCAGGAGGTGATCGGCGACGTGATGCGGACCCAGAGTCGCATCGAGGGCACCCTGACCGCCTTGGAGCGGCTGGCCCAGGGGGAGCTGACCACGGTCGAGGATTTCGTGCCGATGGATGTCACCGAGTTGCTCGACCGCGCGGCGCACGACGCGCTGCGGACCTATCCGGGTCTGCGGGCCACGTTGATGCCCTCGCCGACGGTGTTGATGCTGGGCATGCCCGCAGGTCTGCGGCTGGTGATCGACAACGCGATCGCCAATGCCGTCAAACACGGTGGCGCCACCGAAATCCGGCTCAGCGCCGTCAGTTCGGCAGACGACGTACAGATCGTCGTCGACGACAACGGTTCAGGGGTGCCCGAAGCCGAGCGGGCCGAGGTGTTCGAACGGTTCGCCCGTGGATCGACGGCTTCGCGGTCGGGGTCCGGCCTCGGCTTGGCGCTGGTGGCCCAGCAGGCTGAATTGCACGGTGGCACAGCCTCTCTCACGGAGAGTCCGTTGGGCGGAGCGCGGTTGCTGCTCCGGCTGCCGTTGAGGCGGTCGCGGATGGAGGACGCGCCGTTCTAG
- the zapE gene encoding cell division protein ZapE, giving the protein MHGSSDVAHLADRHPTVTPERLVAQLIPPPTFADVSYDSYRPDPAEPSQAAAVESCRRFCEQAALRRAGKKKLFGKREVLPGVGLYLDGGFGVGKTHLLASTYYTLSKGESPTAFATFGELTQLAGVFGYNECIDLLSDYVVVCIDEFELDDPGNTTLISRLLSALVERGVSIAATSNTLPEQLGEGRFAAQDFLREINTLAQIFTTVRIEGPDYRHRDLPPAPEPLSDAEVAQRAEGVTGATLDDFDVLCAHLATMHPSRYHALIEGVTEVFITGVHPIEDQSVALRLVALTDRLYDAGIPVLASGTKLDTIFSPEMVAGGFRKKYLRATSRLLALTAAAQKTP; this is encoded by the coding sequence ATGCACGGGTCCAGCGACGTCGCTCATCTCGCCGATCGTCATCCCACCGTCACGCCGGAGCGGCTGGTCGCACAGCTGATCCCGCCGCCGACGTTCGCCGACGTCAGCTACGACAGTTACCGTCCGGACCCCGCCGAGCCGTCCCAGGCCGCTGCGGTGGAATCCTGCCGCCGCTTCTGTGAGCAGGCCGCGCTTCGGCGGGCGGGAAAGAAGAAGTTGTTCGGCAAGCGCGAGGTCCTGCCGGGTGTCGGGCTGTACCTGGACGGCGGGTTCGGTGTCGGCAAGACCCACTTGCTGGCGTCGACCTATTACACGCTGTCCAAGGGTGAGTCCCCGACGGCTTTCGCCACGTTCGGTGAGCTCACCCAGCTGGCCGGGGTGTTCGGCTACAACGAGTGCATCGACCTGCTGTCGGACTACGTGGTGGTGTGCATCGACGAGTTCGAGCTCGACGATCCCGGCAACACGACGCTGATCTCGCGGCTGCTCTCGGCGTTGGTGGAGCGCGGCGTGTCGATCGCGGCCACGTCGAACACGTTGCCCGAGCAGTTGGGCGAGGGCCGGTTCGCCGCGCAGGACTTCCTGCGGGAGATCAACACCTTGGCCCAGATCTTCACCACGGTGCGGATCGAGGGCCCCGACTACCGGCACCGCGATCTGCCGCCGGCGCCCGAGCCGTTGTCCGATGCCGAGGTGGCGCAGCGGGCCGAGGGTGTCACCGGCGCGACCCTCGACGACTTCGACGTGCTGTGCGCGCACCTGGCGACCATGCATCCGTCGCGCTATCACGCGCTGATCGAAGGGGTGACCGAGGTGTTCATCACCGGGGTGCATCCGATCGAGGATCAGAGCGTGGCGCTGCGGCTGGTGGCGTTGACCGACCGGCTCTACGACGCGGGCATCCCGGTGCTGGCATCCGGCACCAAGCTGGACACCATCTTCAGTCCCGAGATGGTGGCCGGCGGCTTCCGGAAGAAGTACCTGCGAGCCACCTCGCGGCTGCTCGCATTGACCGCCGCCGCGCAGAAGACGCCCTAG